From Acidimicrobiales bacterium, the proteins below share one genomic window:
- a CDS encoding amidase family protein — MPDDTPTIDDLRRASAALHLDMDDRELEEYLPFVAVFGGGMAAGGGGAGPGGGAERAGPVAAAARWPRGGGRAPTAEENPYGAWAWLVEVEGAPDGPLAGRTVAIKDNVAVAGVPMTNGSAVMGPFVPDFDATIVTRILDAGGRITGKSACEDMCLSAASHTAASGPVRNPHDPTRTTGGSSSGSAALVAAGACDLAIGGDQGGSIRIPSALCGTYGIKPYRRWERTKRSSGSPHG, encoded by the coding sequence GTGCCCGACGACACCCCCACCATCGACGACCTCCGCAGGGCCAGCGCCGCCCTCCACCTCGACATGGACGACCGGGAGCTGGAGGAGTACCTCCCGTTCGTGGCGGTGTTCGGCGGGGGCATGGCGGCCGGCGGCGGGGGGGCGGGGCCCGGCGGCGGCGCGGAACGAGCCGGTCCGGTCGCCGCGGCGGCACGCTGGCCCCGGGGAGGGGGCCGGGCTCCGACGGCGGAGGAGAACCCCTACGGGGCGTGGGCGTGGCTGGTCGAGGTCGAGGGCGCGCCCGATGGCCCTCTGGCGGGGCGGACCGTCGCCATCAAGGACAACGTGGCGGTGGCGGGGGTGCCGATGACCAACGGCTCGGCGGTGATGGGACCGTTCGTCCCCGACTTCGACGCCACGATCGTGACCCGGATCCTCGACGCCGGGGGCCGGATCACCGGCAAGTCGGCCTGCGAGGACATGTGCCTGTCGGCCGCCAGTCACACCGCCGCCTCCGGGCCGGTGCGCAACCCCCACGATCCCACCCGCACGACCGGCGGGTCGTCGAGCGGGTCGGCGGCGCTGGTCGCGGCGGGGGCGTGCGACCTCGCCATCGGTGGGGACCAGGGGGGATCGATCCGCATCCCCAGCGCCCTGTGCGGCACCTACGGGATCAAGCCATACCGCAGGTGGGAACGGACGAAACGGTCATCAGGCTCGCCCCACGG
- a CDS encoding serine hydrolase domain-containing protein yields MKLNPDAAGMDGRRLERVTEHVQQRYIDAGRIAGCQVAVMRHGETAYFASFGLADRERGRPVEDDTIWRIYSMTKPITGVALMSLYERGHFQLDDPVHRFIPEWRDLKVSEPDGSGPGGTGGRRLVEPRRPMSVRDVMMHMSGLGYSAMRRRGAGSLPSAERPAPMAEELGNAEGAASLADFGAAMDAPWTLETMTSYLAERPLRFHPGTQWLYSVSTDVCARLVEIMSGKRFDEYLRQEIFDPLGMDDTGFTVPDGKVDRFAANYARNAGKELVLVEDPERSGYRKERSFLSGGGGLVSTTADYVRFAQMLCNGGELDGTRILGPKTVELMSVNHLPGGGELREFAVPGAYGEVGFDGMGFGLTMAVGLGPARTGVIGSAGEYMWGGAASTIFWVDPAESLVVVFMTQLMPSGTFNFRGQLKALVYPAIVS; encoded by the coding sequence ATGAAACTCAACCCGGACGCGGCGGGGATGGACGGGCGCCGGCTGGAGCGCGTCACCGAGCACGTGCAGCAGCGCTACATCGACGCCGGCCGGATCGCCGGCTGCCAGGTGGCGGTGATGCGCCACGGGGAGACGGCGTACTTCGCCTCGTTCGGCCTGGCCGACCGGGAGCGGGGCCGCCCGGTCGAGGACGACACCATCTGGCGCATCTACTCGATGACCAAGCCGATCACCGGCGTGGCCCTCATGTCCCTGTACGAGCGGGGCCACTTCCAGCTCGACGACCCCGTGCACCGCTTCATCCCGGAGTGGCGGGACCTGAAGGTGTCGGAGCCCGACGGATCGGGGCCCGGCGGGACCGGGGGCCGGCGGCTGGTCGAGCCCCGGCGCCCGATGAGCGTGCGCGACGTGATGATGCACATGTCCGGGCTCGGCTACAGCGCCATGCGCCGTCGGGGTGCCGGTTCCCTGCCCAGCGCCGAACGACCGGCTCCGATGGCCGAGGAGCTGGGCAACGCCGAGGGGGCGGCGTCGCTCGCCGACTTCGGGGCGGCCATGGACGCTCCTTGGACCCTCGAGACGATGACGTCCTACCTGGCCGAGCGGCCCCTCCGGTTCCATCCCGGCACCCAGTGGCTGTACTCGGTGTCGACCGACGTGTGCGCCCGCCTGGTGGAGATCATGTCGGGGAAGCGCTTCGACGAGTACCTGCGGCAGGAGATCTTCGACCCGCTCGGAATGGACGACACCGGCTTCACCGTGCCGGACGGAAAGGTGGACCGCTTCGCCGCCAACTACGCGCGCAACGCCGGCAAGGAGCTGGTGCTCGTCGAGGACCCGGAGCGCAGCGGCTACCGGAAGGAACGCTCGTTCCTCTCCGGGGGCGGCGGGCTGGTTTCGACGACGGCGGACTACGTGCGCTTTGCCCAGATGCTGTGCAACGGCGGGGAGCTCGACGGCACGCGCATCCTCGGCCCCAAGACCGTCGAGCTGATGTCGGTCAACCACCTGCCGGGCGGGGGTGAGCTCCGGGAGTTCGCCGTACCCGGCGCCTACGGGGAGGTCGGCTTCGACGGGATGGGCTTCGGGCTCACCATGGCGGTGGGGCTGGGGCCGGCGCGGACCGGGGTGATCGGCTCGGCCGGGGAGTACATGTGGGGCGGGGCGGCGTCGACCATCTTCTGGGTCGACCCGGCCGAGTCGCTCGTGGTCGTGTTCATGACCCAGCTGATGCCGTCGGGGACGTTCAACTTCCGGGGCCAGCTCAAGGCCCTGGTGTATCCCGCCATCGTGAGCTAA